The window GCCAGCGGCATCAGCAGCGCTGCCAACACCACCTGCATTCCCAGCGCGAGGCCTGCGTAGGCCCCCGCATCGGCATCCACGTGCAGGGCGCGCGCGGCGCCGATGCCATGGGCCGCAGTGCCGAGCGCGAAACCCCGCGCTGCGAAGCCGGCGGGCCCGGTGCCGATGCGCAGGGCGTCGAAGAGGTACTTGCCCGAGAGCGCGCCGATCATGCCGGTCAGCACTGCGAACACTGCCGACAGTGCCGGGATGCCGCCGATCTTCTCGGAAATGCCCATCGCCACCGGCGCGGTGACCGACTTGGGCGCCAGCGAAAGCACCACGTCCTGCGGCAGCCCCACGGCCCAGGCGAGGGCCACCGCCGAGGCGCTCGCCGCGATGCCACCCAGCAGTGCCGCCAGCAGCAGCCGGCCGAAGCGCGCCTTGAGCTCGGCGCGGCGCTGCCAAAGCGGCCAGGCCAGCGCGACCACGGCGGGGCCGAGCAGGAAGTGGATGAACTGGGCACCCGCGAAATAGCTGGGGTAGTCCACCCCGGTGGCAAGCAGCCCGCCGGCCAGGGCGATCACCGACCACAGCACCGGATTGGCCCACGGCACGCTGCCCAGCCGCGCGTAGGCGGCATTCGCGAGCAGGTAGGTCACCAGCGTGGCCGTGAGGCCGAAGAGCGGCGTGGCTGAAAGATAGATCCACAGGTCGACGAAGCGGGGCATGGGCTAGGGCCTGTGAACGCTATGCAAGGGGTCGCGTTGCCCCGCAAAGGGGCTGGATGCAAGGCGCCCGCGCGCAGCAAGCCTGGTCGCCTTGCAAGCGCGGGCAACGCCGCAGACGGCCCCTTTGCGGGGCAACCCGAAGGGAAGCTCACCACGGCCCGCCCCTCGGCGTTGCGCTCCTTGTGCGTGCGCATGCACGCACGGCGTTGCGCGCCTTGATGGGCGGGCTGTGGTGAGCTTCGCGACCCCTTGCATAGCGTTCACAGGCCCTAGCGCTCCCCCTCGCGGCTGCGCTTGCGGTCGGGCCCGTAGAGCACCATGGCCGTCACGGCCAGGCCGATCCAGGTCGACAGCACGATCACCAACAGCATGCGGCCGCCATACTGGGCGAGCAGCGCCAGGTGCGTCATCACGCCCACGCCGACCGGGATGAAGAGCAGCGAGAGGTGCGAGAGCAGGAAGTTCGCGCATTCGGCCACCGGCTCGCGCACGAGCTCGAACCTGAGCGCGCCGAGCAGCAGCACCAGGCCGAGCACCGGCCCGGGCAGCGGAAGAGAAAGTCCGCGTGACAGCAGCTCGCCGATCGACTGCAGGACCAGAAGCCAGGCGAGGCCGCGCAGTCCCTTCATGGTCAGAAGCGCGGCAGGCCAGGGTGCGGCAGCCGGCCGCCGCGCACCACCTGCCTGCCGTATTCGGCGCAGCGCTGCAGCGTCGGGATGGTCTTGCCCGGATTGAGCAGGCCCGCGGGGTCGAAGGCACGCTTGACGCCGAACATCTGCTCGTTCTCCTCGGGCGTGAACTGCACGCACATGCTGTTGAGCTTTTCCACGCCCACCCCGTGCTCGCCCGAGACCGTGCCGCCCATGGCAACGCTGGTCTCGAGGATATCGGCGCCGAAGAGCTCGCAGCGGTGCAGCTCGTCGGGATCGTTGGCATCGAACAGCACCAGCGGATGCAGGTTGCCGTCGCCGGCGTGGAACACGTTGCAGCAGCGCAGCCCGTACTTCTTCTCCATCTGCTGGATCGCAAGGAGGATGTCGGCCAGGCGTTTGCGCGGGATGGTGGAGTCCAGGCACATGTAGTCGGGGCTGATGCGGCCCGAGGCCGGAAAGGCGTTCTTGCGCCCGCTCCAGAACTTCAGGCGTTCCTCCTCGCTGCTGCTCACCGAGAGCGCGGTCGCGCCCGAGGCCCGCAGCACCTCGCTCATGCGGCCGATCTCTTCGGCCACCTCTTCGGGCGTGCCGTCGGATTCGCACAGAAGGATGGCCTGGGCTTCGAGGTCGTAGCCGGCGCGCACGAAGTCCTCGACCGCGGCCGTCATCGGCTTGTCCATCATTTCGAGGCCGGCCGGGATGATGCCGGCCGCAATCACCGCGGCCACCGCGTCGCCGGCTTTGCGCACGTCGTCGAAACTGGCCATGATGCAGCGCGCCAGTTGCGGCTTGGGCACCAGCTTGACCGTGACTTCGGTGGTGACGGCCAGCATGCCTTCGCTGCCCACCACCAGCGCCAGCAGGTCGAGCCCCGCGCAGTCCAGCGCCTCGCTGCCGAACTCGACGGCCTCGCCCTCGGCGGTAAAGCCGCGCACGCGCAGCACGTTGTGCAGGGTCAGGCCGTACTTGAGGCAGTGCACGCCGCCCGAGTTCTCGGCCACGTTGCCGCCGATGGTGCAGGCGATCTGGCTCGAGGGATCGGGCGCGTAGTAAAGATTGAAGGGCGCGGCCGCTTCGCTGATCGCGAGGTTGCGCACGCCGCACTGCACCACCGCGGTGCGGCTGACCGGATCGACGTTCAGGATGTTGTTGAACTTGGCGAGCGAGAGCGTGACGCCCATCGCATGCGGCATGGCGCCACCCGACAGCCCCGTGCCCGCGCCCCGCGCCACCACCGGCACGCCCAGCGCATGGCAGGCCTTCAGTACCGCCTGCACCTGCGCCTCGGTCTCGGGCAGGGCCACGGCCAGCGGGCGCTGGCGATAGGCGGTGAGGCCGTCGCATTCGTAGGGCGTGGTGTCCTCGGGCTGCCAGATCAGCGCATGGGCGGGCAGGCAGGCCTGCAGCGCGCGGACCACCTCGGCCTGGCGCTCGGAAGCCTGCAGCAGCGCGCGCTGGGGGGACGTCGTGGGCGCGTTCATCGGCTCGACTCTACGGCAAGGGCCGCGGCGCGCGCTACTTGAAGACGACCGTGCGGTGCCCGTTGAGCAGCACCCGGTGTTCGCTGTGCCACTTCACGGCGCGGGCCAGCACCTGGCTCTCGGTGTCGCGGCCGCGCGCCGTGAGGTCTTCGACCGTGTCGGTGTGGTCGGAGCGCTCCACGTCCTGCTCGATGATCGGGCCCTCGTCGAGGTCGGCCGTCACGTAGTGGGCGGTGGCGCCGATCAGCTTCACGCCGCGGTCGTGCGCCTGGTAGTAGGGCTTGGCGCCCTTGAAGCTGGGCAGGAACGAATGGTGGATGTTGATCGCGCGGCCGGCAAGCTGGGTGCACAGGTCATTGCTGAGGATCTGCATGTAGCGCGCCAGCACCACCAGCTCGGCGCCCTCGGTCTCGATGATTTCCAGCTGCTTCGCCTCGGCCTGCGCCTTGCCCGCGGCCGTCACCGGGATGTGGTGGAAAGGCACGTTGTAGCTGGCGGCCAACTGGTAGAAGTCGCGGTGGTTCGAGATGATGGCGCGCACGTCGATCGAGAGCAGCCCGCTCTTCCAGCGGAACAACAGGTCGTTGAGGCAGTGGCCTTCCTTGCTGACCAGGATCACCGTCTTCATCGGCTCGGTCGCCACGTGGAGCTTCCAGCGCATGCCGAAGCTCGCGGCCAAGCCTCCGATCTGCTCGCGCAGCGCCGCTTCGCCGTGGCCGGCGCAGGCAAAGCGCACGCGCATGAAGAACAGGCCCGTGCCGTGGTCGTTGTACTGCGCCGCTTCTTCGATGTTGCCGCCGTGCTCGAGCAGGAAGCCCGATACGGCATGGACGATGCCGGTACGGTCGGGACAGGAAAGGGTGAGGATGTACGCGGGGGTCATAAGGGGCAGGATTGTCGCAGGGCTGCCGAAGATGGCGGCCGGTGCCAGAATGCGCTTTGCCCAACCCGTCCAACCAGCAGGAGCGAAGAAGATGGCCTACAACGACTTCAGCATGGACAACCAGTGGTTGCCCTTCACGCCCAACCGCCACTTCAGGAAGGACCCGCGCGTCTTCGTGGCGGCCGACGGCATGGAATTCACCACGCACGATGGCCGCAAGGTAATCGACGGGATCTCCTCGCTCTGGTGCGTGGGCGCGGGCCATAACCGCAAGCCCATCAACGAGGCCATCAAGAAGCAGCTGGACACGCTCGACTACGCGACGGCCTTCCAGGTCAGCAACGACAAGGCCTTCAAGGCGGCCGAGATGATCTCGGCAATGGCGCCGGGCGACCTCAACAAGGTCCTGTTCTGCAATTCGGGCAGCGAGGCGGCGGACACCTCGCTGAAGGTGGCGCTGGCCTACCACCGGGCGCGCGGCGAAGGGCATCGCAACGTCTTCATCGGCCGCGAGAAGGGCTACCACGGGGTGGGCTTCGGCGGCATGTCGGTGGGCGGCATCCCGGGCAACCGCAAGGTGTTCGGCTCGGCCTTCCTGCCGCGGGTGGACCACATGCGCTTCATCCACGATCCGGTGAACCACGCCTACATCCACAACGAGGAGCCGGTCTGGGCCGAAGATGCGCTGGCCGACCTGGAGCAGCGCATCCTGCCGCTGCACGATCCGAGCAACGTGGCTGCGATCATCGTGGAGCCCGTGGCCGGGTCTGCCGGCTGGTACCTGCCGCCCAAAGGCTACCTGCAGAAGCTGCGCGAGATCTGCGACAGGCACGGCATCCTGCTGATCTTCGACGAGGTCATCACCGGCTTCGGCCGCATGGGCACGAACTTCGCGTCGGACTTCTACGGCGTGGTGCCCGACATGCTGAACTTCGCCAAGTGCGTGACCAACGGCGTGATCCCGCTGGGCGGCGTGATCTGCCGCGACAAGCTCTACGACGCGATGATGAACACCTCCGCGCCCGAGCACGTGGTGGAGTTCTTCCACGGCTACACCTACTCGGGCCATCCGGTGGCCTGCGCTGCGGCGATCGCGACGCTCGAGCTGCTGCAGCAGGAAAAGCTCTTCGCGCGTGCCGGCGAGATGGGCAAGGTGCTGGGCGATGCCTTCCATGCCACCTTCAAGGGCCTGCCCAACGTGATCAGCATCCGCAGCCTCGGGCTGGCCGCGGCGGTTGAATTCGCGCCCATCGCCGGCGCGCCGGGCAAGCGTGCCTACGACATCTTTCTGGACTGCTTCCACAAGGGTTCGCTGGTGCGCCCGGCCGGCGACGTGGTCGTGATCGCGCCGCCCTTCGTGGTGGAGAA is drawn from Variovorax sp. PBS-H4 and contains these coding sequences:
- the purU gene encoding formyltetrahydrofolate deformylase codes for the protein MTPAYILTLSCPDRTGIVHAVSGFLLEHGGNIEEAAQYNDHGTGLFFMRVRFACAGHGEAALREQIGGLAASFGMRWKLHVATEPMKTVILVSKEGHCLNDLLFRWKSGLLSIDVRAIISNHRDFYQLAASYNVPFHHIPVTAAGKAQAEAKQLEIIETEGAELVVLARYMQILSNDLCTQLAGRAINIHHSFLPSFKGAKPYYQAHDRGVKLIGATAHYVTADLDEGPIIEQDVERSDHTDTVEDLTARGRDTESQVLARAVKWHSEHRVLLNGHRTVVFK
- a CDS encoding FAD-linked oxidase C-terminal domain-containing protein; translation: MNAPTTSPQRALLQASERQAEVVRALQACLPAHALIWQPEDTTPYECDGLTAYRQRPLAVALPETEAQVQAVLKACHALGVPVVARGAGTGLSGGAMPHAMGVTLSLAKFNNILNVDPVSRTAVVQCGVRNLAISEAAAPFNLYYAPDPSSQIACTIGGNVAENSGGVHCLKYGLTLHNVLRVRGFTAEGEAVEFGSEALDCAGLDLLALVVGSEGMLAVTTEVTVKLVPKPQLARCIMASFDDVRKAGDAVAAVIAAGIIPAGLEMMDKPMTAAVEDFVRAGYDLEAQAILLCESDGTPEEVAEEIGRMSEVLRASGATALSVSSSEEERLKFWSGRKNAFPASGRISPDYMCLDSTIPRKRLADILLAIQQMEKKYGLRCCNVFHAGDGNLHPLVLFDANDPDELHRCELFGADILETSVAMGGTVSGEHGVGVEKLNSMCVQFTPEENEQMFGVKRAFDPAGLLNPGKTIPTLQRCAEYGRQVVRGGRLPHPGLPRF
- a CDS encoding aminotransferase class III-fold pyridoxal phosphate-dependent enzyme → MAYNDFSMDNQWLPFTPNRHFRKDPRVFVAADGMEFTTHDGRKVIDGISSLWCVGAGHNRKPINEAIKKQLDTLDYATAFQVSNDKAFKAAEMISAMAPGDLNKVLFCNSGSEAADTSLKVALAYHRARGEGHRNVFIGREKGYHGVGFGGMSVGGIPGNRKVFGSAFLPRVDHMRFIHDPVNHAYIHNEEPVWAEDALADLEQRILPLHDPSNVAAIIVEPVAGSAGWYLPPKGYLQKLREICDRHGILLIFDEVITGFGRMGTNFASDFYGVVPDMLNFAKCVTNGVIPLGGVICRDKLYDAMMNTSAPEHVVEFFHGYTYSGHPVACAAAIATLELLQQEKLFARAGEMGKVLGDAFHATFKGLPNVISIRSLGLAAAVEFAPIAGAPGKRAYDIFLDCFHKGSLVRPAGDVVVIAPPFVVEKSHIDTLVNTLADSIRKNA
- a CDS encoding LrgB family protein, with the translated sequence MPRFVDLWIYLSATPLFGLTATLVTYLLANAAYARLGSVPWANPVLWSVIALAGGLLATGVDYPSYFAGAQFIHFLLGPAVVALAWPLWQRRAELKARFGRLLLAALLGGIAASASAVALAWAVGLPQDVVLSLAPKSVTAPVAMGISEKIGGIPALSAVFAVLTGMIGALSGKYLFDALRIGTGPAGFAARGFALGTAAHGIGAARALHVDADAGAYAGLALGMQVVLAALLMPLAFSLFG
- a CDS encoding CidA/LrgA family protein — encoded protein: MKGLRGLAWLLVLQSIGELLSRGLSLPLPGPVLGLVLLLGALRFELVREPVAECANFLLSHLSLLFIPVGVGVMTHLALLAQYGGRMLLVIVLSTWIGLAVTAMVLYGPDRKRSREGER